Below is a window of Virgibacillus sp. NKC19-3 DNA.
AGCTAATAGTACGTTGTTTCCCCTGAACCATTGTACCGATATACATTGGATTTTTTAATATTCGGGATACAGTATTTACACCCCATAAGCCATCATTTTTATGGTGGTTTGGTGTCTTTAAGTTAAGACCTTTGCTGTGTTTGTAGTTTGTTGGAGTTAGAATCCCAAGTGAATTTAAGTGTTTTACAATACCAGATTTACTCATACCATCATAAACAAACCAATGAAAAATATTGCGAACAACTTGTGCAGCTTCTTCATCAATGATGAGATGAGTTTTATTCTCTGGGTTTTTCTTGTATCCATATGGGGCAAATGCTCCAATAAATTCACCTTTACGTCTTTTAGTGTCAAATGTACGTCGAACATCATTTGATATTTTGGCAGAATAGCGATCATTCATGATACCACTCATTGGAATTTCCATACCTTGCACAACTTCAGGATTAAGAAAGGTATCAACAGTTGGGTCGCCTAAGCTAATAAAGCGAACACCATGTAATGGGAATACTCTCTCTAAAAAATAACCTTGATCCGAATAATTACGAAAAGCCCTAGAAAGTGTTTTACACATGATACAATCAATCTTGCCAGCTTCCATGTCTGAAATCATTTGCTGAAATGCTATTCTTTCATAATCCGTTGTTCCCGATAAGCCATCATCTATATAATGGTTAACAACAGTATATTCACTGTCAAAGGAATTTTCGAGATAATCATGAATAATCATTCGTTGATTGGTTACGCTTAAACTTTCGTCGTTGCCATCATCTCTGGATAAGCGGATGTAAATGGCTACCTTCCAAACTTTATTTTGATTAGGAGCTTTTGTATAATTATTAGCTCGTATCATGTTCCTCCAATCCTCTATAATCACATCTCTATTATAACATTATATAATGATTGATTTCAGTGATTACAGCTTGAGAAGTAGTGTTTTAATTGGCTGGATAAATCTTTTCCATTGTCAGAAAAACAAACATGAACTGAAACGTCACCACATAAAAAATAGTATGGATTTTGAATATCTTTAAGATAGTTTTCCAAACGTTCTAAAGCAGGTAAATTAGTATCAATTGAAATATGACGAACATCTACAAGACCTTTCATTGTTTGTCGATCTTTAAGATTCATTTGTTCTAATTCATTCAAACTAATCATATAGAACCTCCTCGTAAAACAGTTTAAAATCAGACGGCTGCTGGTTACAGCTCCACGAGAATTTCACTCCTGCAAGTATTGCTTCCAGCCCTACTCATAGCCTGCGACGCTCCAAACGCTCGAACCATGACGGTAGGGGAGTATCATTATACTTACTGATGTGTCATCGCTAGTAATCCACCACGATTACCTTAGACAAGTATATTTCGCTCGTTCCTTTCTATGAAAAGAAGTTATGGCGTACTTATCAGATAGCTTATCATCAGCAAAATGTATCTGATTTTTTGGCTTATACTGCATGGCGTTATCTTCCATGTTTTCTTTGTCAAAGAACAACCAAATTCCTAAAAGAAACATTCGCATGAATAATGAGATTCCTAAAACTTAAAGTTGTTAACAGCAGTTATTAGTTTAAGTTCTAACCTTTGTGCCCATTCCTCGTCTATAATGTGAAAAGTATCTCCATTTTCCTCAGTTATTTCTCTTTGAGACAAACGGGCAATGTAACCTTTATAATGTTCAAGAACCTGGTCCATTGCTTCTGTATCACCCTGTGTTGCCATGAAGATTACTGAATAAGGAAGTAAGTTAGAATCACTCATTTGCATGCTCCTTTAAATAGTTTTTGATCATCTCTAATGCCTTCTGTTTTTGGTAATAAACGGTTCCCCTGGCTAGTCCTAATTCGTTCGCAATTTCGGTATCACTCATATCCAAGAAATAGAAGAATAGAATAATGAGTTGATTACACTCTTGTAAAGATTGAATAGCATTTGCAATCAAAAAATCTTTTACTCTGATGGTACGACCATGAAGATAAAAATAAGAAACATCCGTAACATAGCTGTCATACATACTTAGATGGTTGAGTTTATCCTGAGTTAAAGCAGAGAGTATAATTAAATGTTTATTCTGCCTGCTTATTTCTCGATAAATATCTCTAGCAGCATTCCTTAAAACGGTTTTACAAAATGAATCAAATTGACGCTGGATTCTCTTTTGGTGCACAGGTTCGTTTGTTACCATTTTTATCACCTCCTTTCTGTATGACAAGGTTTCTTATCTTTTTGCGTAACTAACACGATGAGAAAGGCATTTTTGCCGAAAAAAAGACCAAAAATTTTAAAATTTTTGGTCTGGATTTTAAATTTGCCTGGATATTTAAAGGGATAGAAGTACATTATATTTCGTGAAAATCTTATTTCGCGGTGATCACTTCTAAAAACTATGATAAAAAAAGCATATTCCAATATGAAAGGTGTTTTGAACAGCTAATGATGAGACGAAAATAATCATGTTAAATATTAAATACAAAAGTATTAATACCTCCTGGTTATTCTCCCTATAATTGAAAAAGGAAGCATAAAAATTATGCTTCCTAATGAAACTCTTAATCCATATGGAATTAACAGCAATTATTATTATTTTTTTCTTTTTTTGAATCAGATTCTTGCTTGTTTTCCTCAACCTTGTTCTCCTCAATTTGAACCGAGCAACATTCTTGTTGCTTAGGTTTTAATTTAGAAATTGCTTTTTTAAAGCTGTTTTTTTCCATCTTAACACCTCCTTTAAATAATTTAGCAATTACAACTTGGTGTACAACACTCATCATTGCTATCAACTTGACGTTCATTCTCATTTAAAAACTCAAAGAGTTGAGCATAAGGTTCTTGTTGTAAAATGTTAAATGTTTTTTCACATACAAAAGTCCTTTCACCCCTTTGATAAATATGATCATCGTCATCTTCAATGTGTTTAAAAGGTCCTTTATATATAACGGATTGCCCTTTATCGAAGCAAGGGCCTTCTTTTCCCTTACGTGCTATAACAGTCATACTTCTAAAATTGATGTCATTAATGGTAGTCCATGTATCTTCCCGTTTATCAATTTCAATGCCGTAAAAACCAGCATTTTCAAATGCTCTTATAAATTCATTTTCTTCCATTGCTCCTGAATAGCAGCCACTCCAAAGGTTTTCATCGTTTCTCATTTCTTCTGGAACAACGATGTTAGATACAATATCAGATATAACAGCTTTGCCGCCATCTTTTAAAACCCGATATATTTCATTAAACAATTGTTCTTTTTCTTTCGTTGAAACAAGATTCAACACACAATTCGAAATGACTACATCGACACTGTTATCTTCAATCATTGGAAGTTTTTCTTCTAAGTGTTTGATATGATTATTAATAACATTAAAATCGTATATATTGGTTGCTGGATTGGCTTCTATATATTTGTTCAATTCATCTAAATTTAGTTTCAAATTTTGGATTTTACCTTTATGGAACGTAACGTTATCATAACCTAAAGTATCAATTATTTCTTGTTGATACTTTTTAGCAAGAGCAAGCATATCGTCATTCATATCAACACCAATGACTTTTCCAGTTTCTCCAACGATTTGAGCGACGATATAAGGAACTTTTCCTCCACCACTACCTAAATCTAAAACGATGTCACCTTCTTTTATTTTCCCCAAAGGATCACCACAACCATAGTCTTTTTCTATAATTTCTTCGGGAATAATTTTAAGATATTTGGTATCATATTCAACAGGACAACAAAGGTTTTGTTCATGACTAATTGCAGCATTACCATAACGATTAATAACGGAAGAATCTATACTCATATGGATATCACCTTTCCTTTAAAAGATTATATTAATAATAAGTCCAGTTGCTACAGCAACAAGCAATACGGCTGAAATAAACGCAATTAAAAATTTCTTTTTAAATAACTTAGATAATAGAGCAACTTCTGGAATACTAGCTCCTGCACCTCCAATCACTAAAGCAATAACTGTTCCCAATGCCATCCCTTTTGAAACGAGAGCTTCCGCTATAGGTAACATTGTTTCTGGTCTAATATACATTGGTATACCAATAACAGAGGCGATAAGAACAGAGAAAATACCATCCCCGCTTGCATATGTTGTAATAAATTCAGTAGGTATAAACCCATAAATAAAGGCGCCTATGAAAACACCTATGAATAAATAAGGAAGCATTGGGTAAAGAAATGCCCAAGCGTCATTTAATGCCTGCTTTATTTTTGAACCTTGTTTGTTGCTAAAGAATCCATCGCCTTTAACTGTTACCCCTTTATATGTTTCTGATAAATTTAGCTTGGAAAATATTACTCCTACTAAAATACTAAATATAGTTAGAATAAAAAGATAAGCTACTGTAATTTCCCATCCTAGAAGTACCCATAACATAAATACAATAACTGGATTCATTAAAGGAGAAGCAATGAGGAAGCTCATCGCAGGTCCGAATGGAACCTTTGCATTTAACAGTCCAGCAAGAATAGGGATTGTAGAACAGGAGCAAAATGGTGTCATTGCACCAAAAAGCGTTCCTAAAACATAATTTACAGCTTTATTTGGGCGACTTAGAAATTTTTTAATTCTTTCTTCTGATATGACTTGTTGAATTAAGCTCACAATAAAACTGACAACGATAAATAACGCAAGCAATTCAAAAAACAGCATAAAAAAAGTTTTGATAAATTCAATAAATGTATCTGACATTAGTATAACTCCTAACTTTACTTTAATCAATTTTTTTTGATGTATTAATCAAAAAAAATTGATTAATACATCAAAATAAGTAAGATACCTGTTAGAAAATCTTACAACAAGTATCTTCAGATAGGACAAACTGTACTTGTTTCTCATTAATCCTATAATAGTTCCAAGTTCCATGCTTCTCTGGAATCAATAAATTAGCATTCACTAACTTTTTTAAGTGATAAGAAAGTTTGGACTGCTTTAAACCTAATATTTCTTCTAAATCACAGACACATAAGTTTTTATCTGGGCTTTTATTAATTTCATGCATTATTTTTAATCTTATTTTATCAGCTAATGCGTTAAACATATTTTCATAAAAATCGAGTGCCTCATCGCTACTTAAGTTTTGAACTTCTTTGATTAGTTGCATATTTTCACCTCACTCAATAAATCAATTTTTTTTGATGCATTAAATATAAATCAAAATAACAAATTTGTCAATACTTTATGCTTACTCATTTTTTACGAACATAAAGTGTACACATCTTATACTGAACATGTATGATATAGAAGCGTTTGTATCAACATGTTTATATAGCATGTAAATGAAAGACCCATACCATTAAATAATGTAGCATGAGTCTTTATTTTCTTTGTGTCTTTTATAAGAGCAAGAACAAATACTTTAACAACATTGATCCATCCCTAATAATACAAATCTTGCATCGTTTTCATCACTGTCTAATGTTAAATTCTCTACTGAATCCTTAATATCCTGATCCAGTGCAACCCGAACACCATTAATTTCTTGTACCATATCCGTATCCTTTGGTGCTTCTAATGATAGTCCAATTTGTGGTCCACAGCAGCCAGATCCATTTGAGTAAAAACGTATGCCATTTCCACCTTTTTCTTTAAAAATAGATACTAATTTTTGTTTTGCCCCGTTTGTAATATTCATTTTCTTTTCCTCCCTTGATATTCTTTTACCTAACTTAAAAAAATATTTATATATTCATCATTTCCTTTAAATTATTATAGCCGATTTTTTCCTCATGCAGCCAAGGAATTAAAGCACATTGTTTTGACAGTTCATCTTTAACGTTATTAATCCATTTTTTTTCAGAAACTGCACGCCCTTTTAAGACCGGATCACTTGTACCAGTAGCATATAAACTTTGATTGATAATCCACCATGATGGAGTAATTTGTGCACGATTTAAATCTTCTTGTAGTCGTGCTGCTTCCAAAACAGGTGTTGTCTCAGCTAATGTTACAATAACTACTCCTGTTTCTTTCGGATTACGAAGGCGAGGGAGTAGTTTTTTTACATTTGTTGGGATCTCTCCTGTAGAACGGCTCATTTCTTTATGATATGCTTCCGTTGAATCCAGTAATAATAAGGTATGCCCCGTTGGAGCAGTATCAATAATTACAATTTCATCATCTAATTTATCAACTACTGCCGCAAAGGCTCGAAACATTGCAATTTCTTCTGTACATGGAGATTCTAAATCTTCTTTTAAATAAGCGAGACCTTCTTCATCTTGTTCTTTACCTACTGTCGAGAGTACCTCTTGTTTGTATTTTTCAACTTCTTCTGTCGGATTAATCCTACTTACAGATAAATTTTCTTTCATTGTGTTGCCATCATCAAACATATAGGTCAAGTGTGCAGCAGGGTCAGTTGTAGTTAAATGAACTTTATGTCCTTTTTCTGAAAGCCCAACTGCGATGGCAGCTGCAATGGATGTTTTCCCAACACCGCCTTTACCCATTGTGAATATAACTCGTGTATTATTTAATGAAAAATCATCCACTACATTTTTTAAGTTCGGCAATGAATCTATATTAATATCTGAAACATTATTTTCTGATATAGATTCACTAACTGGATTTTCGCTGATCCATTGTTGAAGTTGTTCCATATCTGTTAATGAATAAGACACATAGGGTAATGAAAATGTATCAACTTCTTTTAATGTTTTCGGAATATCCTTTAATGCGTTTTGTTGGCGCATATAAAATGCTGTAGAAACCTTATCATCAGGTTGATACGTTTGAAAAAGTCCATTCATTATTAGCATTTGATTTTCAACGCCAATATCTTTTAGTTCCATAGAGGCACGATTAGCTTCTAGTAATGAAGAATTGTCAGGACGAGATACCAAAACTAATGTCGTTCTCGTATGCTCAGAAAGAGAATGAACGGCTTGTGCATACATCTTTTTTTTATCTTCCAAACCTGACAAAGGACCTAAACAGGACGCACCATGTGTACTTTCTTCTAAAAACCCATTCCATGCAGTGGGTAATTCCAAAAGGCGAAGAGTATGCCCAGTTGGTGCAGTGTCAAATATAACATGGTCATAAATATTTAATATATTTTCATCAGAAAGCAAATGAGAAAATTCATCAAACGCTGCTATTTCAACGGTACAAGCACCTGACAACTGTTCTTCCATTGTAGTGATAACAGAATCTGGCAACTTTCCCTTATATGGTTCAACTGTTTTTTCACGATATCTTCTTGCAGATTCTTCAGGATCAATGTTTAATACAAATAAATTGTTCATCTTTGGAATGGCAACAGGCTCATTTGTTAGTTCCATTTGAAAGACATCTTGTAAGTTTGAAGCTGGGTCTGTGCTTACTAAAAGAACTTTCTTTCCTTCTTCTGCTAGTGATACTGCGGTTGCACATGCAGTCGATGTTTTTCCAACACCACCTTTACCAGTAAAAAATAAAAATGGTGTTTGAATATGAGAATTGGGATTGAATAATAGGTACACTTTAAAACCTCCTTTTTTAATCAAAATCTAAAGAAATGGAAACCTTTGGCTTCTGTTGAAGCTCACTTTCTTTGACATCTAACCATTTTGCAAATTCTTCATTAGTAGGATAGTCGCCACTCTTTATAATTTCATTATTCAATAGTATAATTGGAAGTACATCAGCGCCCTTTTCATGAAGCATTCGATTAACTTTTTTGTTTTCTGTAAAAGCTCCTGGATCGTTAGCCAAGTTATAGCGTGTTACATCAAAATTTTTCTGTTCTAAAGAATAAACAACAGAAGCAATTCGAGTTAAGTCTGGGTCAACACTTGGTCCACAAACCCCTGTAGAACAACACATGGCTGGATCAAAGATTTCTATTTTTTTCATATAAAACAACTCCTTTTATATCATCATATAAATATATACTTATATATTGATTATAAAAACAAACTTTAAAGCTTGTTTTTATTCTCCTGTTTCTGCAAAGCGCCTTATTCTTTCACCAATTTCATCACGCACACGCTGGAAAAATGCCCATTTTTCTTTTTCCGTTCCTTCTGCTTTTGCTGGGTCATCAAAGCCCCAATGAACTCTTTTTACATGGGGCGGTGTCATTGGACAACGGTCATTTGCGTCTCCACAAAGAGTAACAGCTATATACGAATGATTTAAAATTTCCGTATCAATTATTTCTGATTTTTGATTAGAAATATCAATACCTACTTCTTTCATTGCTTTAACAGCATTGGGATTAAGTCCATGTGCTTCAATTCCAGCACTTTTAACCTCCCAGCTATCATCAAGATAATATTTTGCCCATCCTTCAGCCATTTGGCTACGGCAAGAGTTTCCTGTACATAGAAAATAGATTACTTTTTTTGACATATTAATGCTCCTTAAATTTTTATTAATTATTTTACCTTACTAATAAGTTTTTACAAAACTAATAGCGTTAAGAACAATCCAAGTAAAGTTATAATCAAAATTGGGATAGTTAAAATAATTCCAGTCTTGAAATAGGTCCCCCACGAAATCTTTACCCCTTTTTGAGATAACACATGAAGCCATACCAAAGTAGCTAGTGAACCAATTGGTGTGATTTTTGGTCCTAAATCAGAACCTACCACATTGGCATAAATCAGCGCTTCTCTTAGTACACCAGACGTATTTGTTTCCGCAATGGCTAATGCGTCAATCATTACAGTAGGCATATTATTCATAATAGAGGATAGGAATGCTGCAATAAAGCCCATAACAAATGTAGCTACAAATAAACCCTCATCAGCGACTACTTGAATTACTCCAGCTAGTGTAGAGGTCAGCCCTGCATTTCCTAATCCATAAACCACGACATACATACCAATGGAGAAAACAACAATATTCCAAGGTGCACTCTTAATGACTTCTTTGGTATGAACAGTAGGACTGCGTCGTGCTAATAAGATAAAACATATCGCAATGATTCCAGCAATAATGGATACTGGTACGTGGATAAATTCACTTGTAAAGTAGCCAATAACTAATAAACCAAGGACGTACCACGATAAACGAAAGACTTTAAAGTCCTTAATTGCTTCTTTTGGTTCTCTTAATTTGGATAAATCATAATTCTTAGGAATACTTTTTCTAAAATAAATCAATAAAACAACAATAGTTGCAGTTAATGAAAAAAGGTTTGGAATAACCATTCGAGAAGCATATTCGACAAACCCAATTCCAAAGAAATCTGCCGATACAATATTAACTAAATTACTAACAATAAATGGAAGAGATGTCGTATCGGCAATAAAACCACTTGCCATAATAAAAGGAAAAATCATTTTTTCTTTAAAATGCAAATTTCTTACCATTGCCAAAACAATCGGTGTAAGGATTAATGCAGCTCCATCATTTGCAAATAGAGCTGCCACCACAGCGCCTAGTATGCTAATATAAACAAACATCTTTATGCCATGCCCTTTAGCTATTCGAGCCATATGTAACGCAGCCCATTCAAATAAGCCAATCTCATCTAAAATTAGGGAGATAAGAATGATTGCAACAAAAGATAAGGTAGCATTCCAAGTGATGCCTATTACTTCAAGAACATCCGAAAACCCAACTACTCCAACGAGCAAAGCAATCACAGCTCCACCTATTGCAGACCAGCCAATATCCAGCCCTTTGGGTTGCCATATGACAAAAATAAGAGTTATTAAAAAAATGGTAATCGCAAGTATAAGCGTTGATGTCACAATATTCCTCCTGTAATTAACAACAAATAATCCGAGTTCCTTTTTCTTCAAGTTCCTTTAGTTTATGATCTTGACTCGGAAGTTGTTCAATAATTTGTTGAACAAACGGATAAAATTCATTTGTTTTATTAACAGAGTAAAATATCCATTGCCCTTTTCGTTCTTCTCTAATTAATCCAATATCTCTCAATTTCCGCAGATGTTGACTAATAGCTGGCTGACTAGCATTAAAAATTTCGACTAATTCACAAACACAACAATCATGTTTATCAAGAATTTTTATTGTGGTTAACCGAGTTTTATCTCCCAATAACTTTAATATACTTGCCGCTTTTTCTATTTCAACTGTAGTTTTAAGCAAATAATTCACCTCCTTTTATAAACATATAATTAAATACTTATATAATGCAAATAATATGTTTATAAAATAAAATTGTGATTCTGCATGTTGTATTCTTACAGTATAGCCGTACTTAAAAATAATAATATTCTAGGAAGTTGTTTACAAATATAAGTTAATCCATTTTTAATTCACTTAAAGCCTTCATAAAATTCTTGTATGTGCTTTCTCCAAAACGATCTTTATTCATACCAAAAAACTGTCTAGTAGTTATTTCTCCTGCGTCAGCAAGTGAACACCTTTTAGCATTCATCATTAGCTGAATGTACGATTTAAAATATTCTTTACTCAATGTACCTCCATGATTAACAACCATAAAATATCCCTCTTTACTAAAGATTTATTCATACAACAAAACATATCAACTTATTTTGATGTATTGACAGTATATTATTATTAGATTAACTTGTAAACTGTTTTAACCAACAGTATTCTTTTATAGTTAATAAATTTATTGAATACAGATGTTTTATACAATGATTGTGAACTTTACAGGAATAGGCGAGTGTTTATCATCCAGACTAACTGAATTAGGATTGAAGCAAATTGATGTTTTTTAAGTAGATTACGCAATCTAACAGATAGTGATTTATCAAAAGTTATCGTATATCTAGACGCTCTATTATCTAATGAAAGGGAATGAAGCATTTCATTTAAAGTAATAAAATACTACTTTCTTATAGGTGAAAATTAGCATAAGTAATATGCTGTTTAACTTTCTTTTACAGTAAAATTATTGTAATGCACTTGATATTAAAAATATGAAATAAATTGCTTCATATCGAAGAAGGTAATAGCTTTTTGATTTCCATAAAACCATCACCAATTGTTCAATATTAATCGATAAATGGTGATGGCTTTACTATGAGGTTAAATAGTGCTGTTTATTCCACAATCAACCAGTTGGTATCTTTTTCTAAGGTCAATTCATATTGAGAAAGTTGCATTGCTTTTGTTCCCTGGTCTAAATATTTCACCGTAACCCATGCTTTAACCTGATTATCTTGTGCTTGATAAACCGGATTAATCAGCTCAGAAAATACATACTCTTTTTCGATGGGCGGTAATACGTTACCTTTTACATAATAAGCAAGCTCTTGTTCCGTAGCAGTTGGATATGAAGAGAAAAAGGTCTCTAAAAACTCATTGATTTCTTCTTCGGTAGCTGGTTCCACTGTTCCATCATTTTCTACTTGCTCTGGTGAATAATTAGACTTTTCTGGCTGGGTCCACATTGTTGGATTTTGGGTAATAACTAGATTCCCTTGTTCATCTTGATGAAGCAAGATACGATAGGTCGAGTTTGTGAATGTGGTTTCTTTTTCTTCTGTTATTTTTTGCCGCACAGAATATACAACCGAAAAAGTATTATCTTCTTCTTCAGAAACGGACCATATATTGATATTCTCAACAGTGGAATTGGTTGGAATATCATCTCGAATCGTATCCTCATTTAAAACATGCAATTCCTCTGTCAAATACCCATGAAGCTTGTCTTTTCGTTCTTCTAATTTCTCTGATTCATTTTCCCAAGTATAGTAATCTCGCACAAATTGTTTGGTGAAGTTTTCTATTGCATTCGTATCTATGATGCTTGTTTCTATCTTTTCCACTTCATGAATGGTGTGCTGATCGATGGCAGTAAAATTTTTATAGATTCCAAAAGTCAAGCTACTAACAAGTAGTACCCATAAAAAAATGACTGATTTTTTTCGTTTCCCTATGGTTTTTATCTTTCTCTCTGATTCTTTTTTTGGTTTTACCTCTTTATCTTTTTTATAAAAAGGAAGTTTCATGCTATCCTGTCCTTTCGTTAATTATTAATACGTCCAGCGCCAATTAGATGTTCTTGCCAATAATCTGTCGTTAAATCTGCATAACCAATTGGATCACCAGCTTGATACATCTGGTTATCGCCAACGTAGATTCCAACATGCGTCACATAATTTGCAGTAGAGTAAGTGGAATGGAAGAAAACTAAATCACCCGGCTCTGCTTCCGATAAAGAAATAGATTCTGTTACGTCATATTGTTCTTGTGCAGTCCGAGGAAGGTTAATTCCTGCTTTTTTATATACCCAACCCATCAAACCACTACAATCAAAAGAAGTATCTGGATTGTCTCCGCCAAAAACATATGGAAAACCTTCATATTTTAAGGCTTCCTCCATTACTACCTGAAAAGTTTCATCTCCAAAAGACGGCGTTTCATTTGATTCTTGAAGATATGGTTCTAATAAATCGACATAAAACATATTGCCAAATTGATAACGCCATCCTCCGTTTTTTTCCTCTGCAATTGGATTAGAATAGCTAACTTTCGTTCCTCCCGATTGCTCCTTAGCAAAACTTTCCGCTAATTCAAAACTATACGTATTACCATTATCTGCAACATAATCAATAAAACCGCCCCCATAGTTATATGCTTGGAGAACGGTTGAATCATCGACATCTTTTTCTTCTGCTGATTGCAATAGCTCCGCAAGGTATTTTGTTCCCTGTTCAATAGATGCTTCTGTATCTATCGAATTGGGAGATAATCCGAGTGATTCGCTACTCTGCATGACATCTTCGGCAGTACCACCACTCTCTACCGCAATAATAGCGAGCAAGACAGGAACATAATCACTGATATCATATTCCTCAGCGTATTTTTCTACCGTTTCTTGATGAGCCAATACGTCCTCTGTTAATTCGGTATTACTTAATTCCCCAGATGAACCAATCTCCGTAGAAGTATCAAAGTCTTCGTCTTCATCGGAAATAAATATAGCCACAAAAGCTAGTAAACCAAGGAAAGCCAATAAGCCTATTCCACCAACAATCAACATGATTTTCATTCGTAAAAAAATCATAAACGTTTCTTCCTAACCGTTTGTCTCTGACGTGGCGGTCTATGCTGCATTTTGGTTCGTTTTCTAGGGAGAACAGGGCGTTTTGTCACCTGTGGTTTTTCTTTTGATTTTTGTGGTTGCTTTGAAATTCGATTCGATCTTATATTTTTACTTTGATTTTCTTTGGTAGATGTTTTGTAAGGCTGATTCGCTTTTCTCTTTGGATTTCGTAACGTTTGAAGCGTTTCTTTTGGTATGGCTGTTTGTTTTCTCTTATGGATTTCAGGAATTTTTCCTTCATTTTCTTTCGTCCGTTGTTTCACTGTGTTTAAAGGAGAAGTAGGTTGCTTCGGTGTTGGATTCGTTGTATTAGAAGCTGTTCTTTTTTGCCTTTTATCCAAGGCTTGTCGTTTTTCAGCAATGGTTTGTCGATGCTTACTGCTACGTTTCGTATTTTCCCGCAGCCGATTTTCTTTAGCTTTGGAAAATCCCTTTTTAAAGTCTTTGCCTGGTCGTTTAAGGTTTTCCTTTCCTTGCGCTACAGCGTACTTCGCTGTTGTAGGTAGGTCCTTGACTTGTTGCTTACGGTGCTGGATATTCGCACGTACACGATTTTTGGTGTCTAATGCTTTACCAGTTGATTGACCGAGTTTTTGACTGATAGATTGAGATTCACTGTTTTTGCGACCATTCTTATTTGGGCGATTTGGAGAAAGCTTTTGAAACGAATTTCTAGGAGAAACAGAATTTTTACCCTTTCCAGCTTTTCCTAAAAGTGTTCCGACAGTCGCTCCGGCTGTTGCGCCTGTTAAAGTACGCCCGATAGAACGTTGTAATCTTCGGCTGCTGCGATGTGCCATTTGTTTTGGACGGCGCATAACATGACGTCCAACTTGTTGACTGTCACTGCTCTGTAATCGA
It encodes the following:
- a CDS encoding DUF6870 family protein — encoded protein: MISLNELEQMNLKDRQTMKGLVDVRHISIDTNLPALERLENYLKDIQNPYYFLCGDVSVHVCFSDNGKDLSSQLKHYFSSCNH
- a CDS encoding helix-turn-helix domain-containing protein produces the protein MSDSNLLPYSVIFMATQGDTEAMDQVLEHYKGYIARLSQREITEENGDTFHIIDEEWAQRLELKLITAVNNFKF
- a CDS encoding RNA polymerase sigma factor, whose product is MVTNEPVHQKRIQRQFDSFCKTVLRNAARDIYREISRQNKHLIILSALTQDKLNHLSMYDSYVTDVSYFYLHGRTIRVKDFLIANAIQSLQECNQLIILFFYFLDMSDTEIANELGLARGTVYYQKQKALEMIKNYLKEHANE
- a CDS encoding methyltransferase domain-containing protein, translating into MSIDSSVINRYGNAAISHEQNLCCPVEYDTKYLKIIPEEIIEKDYGCGDPLGKIKEGDIVLDLGSGGGKVPYIVAQIVGETGKVIGVDMNDDMLALAKKYQQEIIDTLGYDNVTFHKGKIQNLKLNLDELNKYIEANPATNIYDFNVINNHIKHLEEKLPMIEDNSVDVVISNCVLNLVSTKEKEQLFNEIYRVLKDGGKAVISDIVSNIVVPEEMRNDENLWSGCYSGAMEENEFIRAFENAGFYGIEIDKREDTWTTINDINFRSMTVIARKGKEGPCFDKGQSVIYKGPFKHIEDDDDHIYQRGERTFVCEKTFNILQQEPYAQLFEFLNENERQVDSNDECCTPSCNC
- a CDS encoding permease, with protein sequence MSDTFIEFIKTFFMLFFELLALFIVVSFIVSLIQQVISEERIKKFLSRPNKAVNYVLGTLFGAMTPFCSCSTIPILAGLLNAKVPFGPAMSFLIASPLMNPVIVFMLWVLLGWEITVAYLFILTIFSILVGVIFSKLNLSETYKGVTVKGDGFFSNKQGSKIKQALNDAWAFLYPMLPYLFIGVFIGAFIYGFIPTEFITTYASGDGIFSVLIASVIGIPMYIRPETMLPIAEALVSKGMALGTVIALVIGGAGASIPEVALLSKLFKKKFLIAFISAVLLVAVATGLIINIIF
- a CDS encoding ArsR/SmtB family transcription factor, with the protein product MQLIKEVQNLSSDEALDFYENMFNALADKIRLKIMHEINKSPDKNLCVCDLEEILGLKQSKLSYHLKKLVNANLLIPEKHGTWNYYRINEKQVQFVLSEDTCCKIF
- a CDS encoding adhesin, which gives rise to MNITNGAKQKLVSIFKEKGGNGIRFYSNGSGCCGPQIGLSLEAPKDTDMVQEINGVRVALDQDIKDSVENLTLDSDENDARFVLLGMDQCC
- the arsA gene encoding arsenical pump-driving ATPase encodes the protein MYLLFNPNSHIQTPFLFFTGKGGVGKTSTACATAVSLAEEGKKVLLVSTDPASNLQDVFQMELTNEPVAIPKMNNLFVLNIDPEESARRYREKTVEPYKGKLPDSVITTMEEQLSGACTVEIAAFDEFSHLLSDENILNIYDHVIFDTAPTGHTLRLLELPTAWNGFLEESTHGASCLGPLSGLEDKKKMYAQAVHSLSEHTRTTLVLVSRPDNSSLLEANRASMELKDIGVENQMLIMNGLFQTYQPDDKVSTAFYMRQQNALKDIPKTLKEVDTFSLPYVSYSLTDMEQLQQWISENPVSESISENNVSDINIDSLPNLKNVVDDFSLNNTRVIFTMGKGGVGKTSIAAAIAVGLSEKGHKVHLTTTDPAAHLTYMFDDGNTMKENLSVSRINPTEEVEKYKQEVLSTVGKEQDEEGLAYLKEDLESPCTEEIAMFRAFAAVVDKLDDEIVIIDTAPTGHTLLLLDSTEAYHKEMSRSTGEIPTNVKKLLPRLRNPKETGVVIVTLAETTPVLEAARLQEDLNRAQITPSWWIINQSLYATGTSDPVLKGRAVSEKKWINNVKDELSKQCALIPWLHEEKIGYNNLKEMMNI